From the genome of Candidatus Desulfofervidus auxilii, one region includes:
- a CDS encoding DUF2905 domain-containing protein produces MNELSGLGKFLIILGIIIICLGFLLTFIPKIPYLGRLPGDIYIKKGNFTFYFPLATSILLSILLTILLNLLFRK; encoded by the coding sequence ATGAATGAGCTCTCAGGATTGGGAAAGTTTTTAATTATTTTGGGAATTATAATAATTTGTTTAGGTTTTTTACTTACTTTTATTCCTAAAATTCCTTACTTAGGAAGACTTCCAGGAGATATTTATATAAAAAAAGGAAATTTTACCTTTTACTTTCCTCTAGCAACTTCCATATTATTGAGCATTCTTTTAACTATTTTATTAAACTTGCTATTTAGAAAGTAG